One window from the genome of Terrimicrobium sacchariphilum encodes:
- a CDS encoding ABC transporter permease, whose translation MAANSQTSKRVGWFEFQATLPRWARVTLAASAWAIFLGVWQFAPRSPELEALLPTPVTVLETLYNLFAEKGFATDVWQSLQRTMLSFALAIAVAMPIGVLMGSFPAVEAFLNPIVSPFRYLPAPSFIPLLLAWFGTGNEQKIALLFIGVVWFLISLLMDDTKRVPIDFIDTSRTLGAKHWQVVLRVILPCALPFFIDTMRQMLAVSWTYLVIAEIVAATDGIGAVMMRARRLVRMDIIMAGILTIGMLGFLSDAAIRGLRWWAFPYLRSRK comes from the coding sequence ATGGCTGCGAACTCTCAAACAAGCAAACGCGTCGGCTGGTTTGAGTTTCAAGCCACCCTTCCGCGCTGGGCCAGGGTGACACTCGCCGCCTCCGCCTGGGCGATCTTTCTTGGCGTCTGGCAGTTTGCTCCGCGCTCGCCGGAGCTCGAGGCGCTCCTGCCCACTCCCGTCACCGTCCTGGAGACGCTCTACAATCTTTTCGCCGAAAAGGGCTTCGCCACCGATGTCTGGCAGAGCCTCCAGCGCACAATGCTCAGCTTTGCCCTGGCCATCGCCGTGGCGATGCCCATCGGCGTGCTCATGGGCTCCTTCCCGGCGGTCGAGGCTTTTCTGAATCCCATCGTCTCGCCTTTCCGTTATCTGCCCGCGCCATCCTTCATTCCGCTGCTCCTTGCATGGTTCGGCACGGGGAATGAGCAAAAAATCGCCCTCCTTTTCATCGGCGTCGTCTGGTTCCTCATCAGCCTCCTGATGGATGACACGAAGCGCGTACCGATTGATTTCATCGACACCTCGCGCACGTTGGGAGCGAAGCACTGGCAGGTCGTCCTGCGTGTGATCCTGCCCTGCGCGCTGCCATTCTTCATCGACACAATGCGACAAATGCTGGCGGTGAGTTGGACGTACCTCGTCATCGCCGAAATCGTCGCTGCCACCGATGGCATCGGCGCGGTGATGATGCGAGCGCGGCGTCTCGTGCGCATGGACATCATCATGGCGGGCATCCTCACGATCGGCATGCTCGGATTCCTATCCGATGCGGCGATTCGCGGCCTGCGCTGGTGGGCGTTTCCCTACCTGCGTAGCCGCAAGTAA
- a CDS encoding MFS transporter, producing MHPVIPCRSETSPRTNRPLWKAGTITYTTGGLVALFAWLLLGDFSWSMRDRSVGPMAMWYLNHLGVPNLLFGLLISSFPAFIGLVLGPVISVKSDRHRGRWGRRIPFLLVTTPMAAAGMIGIAVTPLLARWMHGHFPGQSEMVVSVACFAVFWATFEIATVASYSVFGGLVNDVVPQPLLGRFYGLFRAVSLIDGVVFNYWIMGHVPNHFTLILLSVGVFYGVSFFLVCLRVREGEYPPPPSPEPGRRWPSGMWSEVRTYCRECFSNPYYLAVFLFLMGAGQAFMPVNTFSIPYANSLGVNMDSYGKALALTFFISLLLAYPLGWLADIFHPLRVALVSLAGYFIVAICGAIFATTPQAFLVVFVMHGVLSGSYFTSAASLGARLFPRVKFAQFASAALAVTSLATMTLTPLMGAIIDQTGNLYRLTYVLGAFTAAVALGVGWYVHARFVQLGGPKAYVPPES from the coding sequence ATGCATCCCGTAATCCCGTGCCGTTCGGAGACGTCACCCAGAACGAATCGCCCTCTCTGGAAAGCGGGGACGATCACTTATACCACTGGCGGGCTGGTGGCCCTGTTTGCCTGGCTGCTGCTCGGAGACTTCTCCTGGTCGATGCGCGACCGCTCCGTGGGACCCATGGCGATGTGGTATCTCAATCACCTGGGAGTGCCCAACCTCCTTTTCGGGCTGCTCATCAGTTCCTTCCCAGCATTTATCGGACTCGTTCTCGGGCCCGTCATCAGTGTCAAATCTGACCGGCACCGTGGGCGATGGGGGCGCCGTATCCCGTTTCTACTCGTGACGACGCCCATGGCGGCGGCTGGCATGATCGGTATAGCCGTGACTCCCTTGCTCGCACGGTGGATGCACGGGCATTTCCCAGGGCAGAGTGAGATGGTCGTGTCTGTGGCATGCTTCGCGGTATTCTGGGCGACCTTCGAGATTGCAACTGTGGCGAGCTACTCGGTTTTCGGGGGACTCGTAAATGATGTGGTGCCGCAGCCCCTGCTTGGCAGGTTCTATGGACTCTTTCGTGCGGTCAGCCTGATCGACGGTGTGGTCTTCAATTACTGGATAATGGGCCACGTCCCCAACCACTTCACTCTTATCCTGCTTTCTGTTGGAGTGTTTTACGGAGTTTCCTTCTTCTTGGTCTGCCTCCGTGTGCGAGAGGGCGAGTATCCTCCGCCCCCGTCGCCGGAACCCGGGCGGAGATGGCCCTCGGGGATGTGGTCGGAGGTCCGTACTTATTGCCGTGAGTGCTTTTCCAATCCCTATTATCTTGCAGTATTTCTCTTCCTGATGGGGGCGGGACAGGCGTTCATGCCGGTCAATACGTTTTCGATTCCTTACGCTAATAGTCTCGGCGTCAACATGGATAGTTACGGAAAGGCACTCGCGCTTACCTTTTTCATCTCGCTCTTGCTGGCCTATCCGCTCGGCTGGCTGGCGGACATCTTTCATCCGCTGCGGGTCGCTCTGGTATCACTGGCGGGGTATTTTATCGTAGCCATTTGCGGGGCGATCTTTGCGACGACTCCCCAGGCATTTCTGGTGGTCTTTGTCATGCATGGGGTACTCTCGGGGTCGTACTTCACTTCGGCGGCCTCGCTGGGAGCTCGCCTGTTTCCCCGGGTGAAATTCGCACAGTTTGCCTCGGCTGCCCTCGCTGTGACCTCTCTCGCTACCATGACGCTTACACCCCTCATGGGGGCGATCATCGACCAGACCGGAAACCTTTATCGTCTCACGTATGTGCTCGGCGCCTTCACGGCAGCCGTCGCTCTAGGGGTCGGCTGGTATGTGCATGCCCGCTTTGTGCAGTTGGGAGGTCCCAAGGCCTACGTGCCTCCGGAGTCTTGA
- a CDS encoding carbohydrate binding domain-containing protein, translated as MKLNAAFLAALAIGCCCHAADPVEMLIDNGGFESGLDGWTLRVGEGAVAAPEAAHGGQAGLRIPTTVKMSIQAASVPVDCGKRYRISLWVRGIGSIPMSLNLGWRNDSGKYMEVQNPNDFKLALPVGSEWQHFTREFVPPDGAASLQVGFSTWLPPGKTSATPIDVDEVVLEEIGEAN; from the coding sequence GTGAAGCTGAACGCAGCGTTTCTCGCGGCACTGGCGATCGGCTGCTGTTGCCATGCGGCTGATCCGGTTGAGATGCTCATCGACAACGGGGGATTTGAGAGCGGTCTCGACGGATGGACCCTGCGGGTCGGGGAAGGTGCCGTGGCAGCGCCGGAAGCCGCCCACGGCGGGCAGGCTGGTCTGCGTATTCCGACGACGGTCAAGATGAGCATCCAGGCCGCATCGGTCCCGGTTGACTGTGGAAAGAGATACCGTATTTCGCTTTGGGTGCGCGGTATCGGCTCGATCCCGATGTCTCTCAATCTCGGGTGGCGTAACGACTCGGGCAAATACATGGAGGTGCAGAATCCCAATGATTTCAAACTCGCCCTGCCTGTGGGTTCCGAGTGGCAGCATTTTACACGGGAGTTTGTCCCGCCGGACGGCGCGGCCTCCTTGCAGGTGGGATTCTCAACCTGGTTGCCGCCGGGAAAGACGAGCGCGACGCCCATCGATGTGGATGAGGTTGTCCTCGAGGAGATCGGCGAAGCGAACTAG
- a CDS encoding alginate lyase family protein has translation MRTDSLGQDLQPYRVKVNGKEHNFAELLKLRPADTDGAQIETVKPFLFKHPGTLNDLDQLNFIKQKIAEGREPWASAFERMKKSRHGRIDYLAKMKQPPEIISSGFSGSQAVGAFEEMNDATAAYAQALLWYFTGERKYAENAAAILETYARTVKSHEGANWYLLVAWSGSVFPVAADLLKATDPEWKNAPEVQKWFNDVFLPVLHNRVSHGNRALAVINAMAAIGVFNEDVGAFYEAMNHWLSYVPAYFYLQSDGPKPRMPDYWLPEITPSNAFLNALNAPTFPKDWTPWTQLAEENWNMDKRRGKFGDDITIMRKAAKEERDPAPAWRGAPGTYLDGYTAETARDLAHVDVSFVSAMNTAEIAWHQGIDLYTPAARRLTTFMEAQAKLRFGEPPPGSVTEPLLALGTGPGAYEMAYDRFHNVMGIDLPQSLKFLDVVIRPAKGSRVYPLVRGEEGRDPQNPRLWKFPEPFPSLFATVISEEDGWLNSWQTLTHRDLHAK, from the coding sequence ATGCGGACCGATTCCTTGGGCCAGGATCTCCAGCCCTATAGGGTGAAGGTCAATGGCAAGGAGCATAACTTTGCCGAACTGCTCAAGCTCAGGCCTGCTGACACGGACGGGGCACAGATCGAAACGGTGAAGCCGTTTCTCTTCAAGCATCCCGGCACGCTGAACGATCTGGATCAGTTGAATTTCATCAAACAGAAGATCGCCGAGGGCAGGGAACCCTGGGCGAGCGCCTTTGAGCGAATGAAGAAATCGCGTCATGGCAGGATCGACTATCTGGCAAAGATGAAGCAGCCACCGGAGATTATTTCGTCTGGATTCAGTGGATCCCAGGCTGTCGGCGCCTTTGAGGAGATGAATGACGCCACAGCGGCCTATGCCCAGGCTCTCCTGTGGTACTTCACGGGGGAAAGGAAATACGCAGAAAACGCGGCGGCCATTCTCGAGACCTATGCGAGGACAGTGAAGTCCCACGAAGGTGCAAACTGGTACCTGCTCGTTGCGTGGTCTGGATCGGTCTTTCCCGTCGCCGCGGATTTACTCAAGGCCACCGACCCCGAGTGGAAGAATGCGCCTGAGGTGCAGAAATGGTTCAACGATGTCTTTTTACCTGTACTCCACAACCGCGTCTCCCATGGCAATCGCGCCCTGGCCGTGATCAACGCGATGGCTGCGATAGGTGTCTTCAATGAAGACGTGGGGGCGTTTTATGAGGCGATGAACCACTGGTTGAGCTATGTGCCCGCTTATTTCTATCTCCAGTCAGACGGTCCCAAGCCGAGGATGCCTGACTACTGGCTGCCCGAGATCACGCCGAGTAACGCCTTTCTCAATGCCCTCAACGCTCCTACCTTTCCGAAAGACTGGACGCCCTGGACTCAACTCGCCGAGGAGAACTGGAACATGGACAAGCGTCGGGGGAAATTTGGCGATGACATCACCATCATGCGCAAGGCGGCGAAGGAAGAGCGCGATCCCGCGCCCGCGTGGCGTGGAGCGCCCGGCACCTACCTCGATGGCTATACAGCGGAAACAGCCCGCGATCTGGCTCATGTCGATGTGTCCTTTGTTTCAGCGATGAACACCGCAGAGATCGCATGGCATCAGGGCATCGATCTTTATACCCCGGCGGCCAGGCGATTGACGACATTCATGGAAGCGCAGGCAAAGCTGCGGTTTGGTGAACCGCCTCCGGGTTCCGTGACAGAACCGCTCCTTGCTCTGGGAACGGGTCCGGGAGCTTATGAGATGGCCTACGATCGATTTCACAATGTCATGGGCATCGACCTGCCGCAGTCGTTGAAGTTTCTGGACGTCGTGATCCGACCGGCCAAGGGTTCGCGGGTATATCCGCTTGTCCGCGGCGAGGAGGGCCGTGATCCTCAGAATCCGCGGCTGTGGAAATTCCCGGAACCTTTCCCATCCCTGTTCGCTACCGTTATTAGCGAGGAGGATGGCTGGCTTAATAGCTGGCAGACCCTCACGCATCGCGATCTGCATGCAAAATGA
- a CDS encoding NAD-dependent epimerase/dehydratase family protein encodes MNTDTRLTSAIHKVLITGASGYLGQSLCEVLSEDYDLIRMDVVETPGPGEFLAASVTDREVLDSACARADALVIAHMAPNRPDVYDWPDECLDINVRGAALAFEAAVRNGIRRVILISSISVVGGHCSPGFTTAEMPFAPVNLYSMTKVLQEEVAEYYHRLRGLEIVVLRPAYILREDSLVNKYGKKRDSITWHCIDPRDIGHAVRCGLQLPDLSYEVFYLAAGPGAEEHVDLEPNKVRLGWIPRHRFEGIAIEAA; translated from the coding sequence ATGAATACCGACACGCGCCTGACCTCCGCCATTCACAAAGTCCTCATCACGGGCGCGTCCGGATACCTCGGGCAGTCGCTTTGCGAGGTGTTGTCGGAGGATTATGACCTGATCCGCATGGACGTGGTCGAGACGCCGGGGCCCGGGGAGTTTCTGGCGGCTTCGGTGACAGATCGCGAGGTGCTTGATTCCGCATGCGCTCGCGCGGACGCGCTGGTGATCGCACACATGGCGCCGAACCGTCCCGATGTGTACGACTGGCCCGATGAGTGTCTCGACATCAATGTGCGCGGGGCGGCTCTGGCATTTGAGGCTGCGGTGCGGAACGGCATCCGGCGCGTGATCCTGATCTCGAGCATCTCGGTCGTCGGCGGACATTGTTCGCCGGGGTTCACGACAGCGGAGATGCCGTTTGCTCCGGTGAACCTCTACTCCATGACCAAGGTGCTGCAGGAGGAGGTGGCGGAGTATTACCATCGCCTGCGGGGACTCGAAATAGTCGTGCTCAGACCCGCCTATATCCTACGCGAGGATTCACTCGTGAACAAATACGGTAAAAAGCGCGACTCGATCACATGGCATTGTATCGATCCGCGGGATATCGGGCATGCGGTGCGATGCGGGTTGCAACTGCCTGATCTTTCCTACGAGGTGTTCTATCTTGCGGCAGGCCCGGGTGCCGAAGAGCATGTGGATCTGGAACCCAACAAGGTACGCCTCGGCTGGATCCCCCGGCATCGCTTTGAGGGTATTGCCATAGAGGCGGCCTAA
- a CDS encoding beta strand repeat-containing protein — protein MKTSLMSHPLSAGNPVASRRHLCGILRLAALAAVALAPALHADTLTWDSGGASPGNPLDGSGTWNTSSLLWSNGLSDAAWVNTTSNIAVFGNNNGAAGTVTLGEAITAGGITFNTPGSGAYTISGSTLTLGSTATVTTNASAAINSVIAGSAGLTKAGAGTLTLSGTNTYTGGTVISGGLLVANINANLGDSSSGANRNLTMLNGAAFQWTGTSSGFNRNWILGAGTTTIQVAGTSALLSNGTISFTGSGPRTLVLSTTSSSISTLGGAITDGAGGMTSVTKNGSGIWTLTSTGNTYSGETIVNAGTLSAGATNAISVNSTVRVNTGATLRFDAGTQTIANLQDGSGGGGTLAMNIAGTTALTVQSGSFSGVLKDQSAGTKILALSKTTSDTLILTGSANTYSGGTTVSGGTLLINNASGNALGTGAVIVNAGALGGSGFTAANITVGNGSGIQDATITPGGGGTGTFTTSGSISLLSDAVFAFELNGASGSVAADKIVANGVAIDSGATFSFTLLGGLSGLQVNDEFKIIDNTGAGNIAGQFSNLVAGGTYNAGGGLTFSVSGSGGVYGNDLVLTVATVPEPSTWGLLAAGMTVLVVLRQRGKVS, from the coding sequence ATGAAAACATCTCTCATGTCTCATCCGCTTTCCGCTGGGAATCCGGTCGCATCCCGGCGTCATCTCTGCGGGATTTTGCGTCTTGCTGCCCTTGCCGCGGTCGCTCTCGCCCCTGCGCTTCACGCAGATACACTCACCTGGGATAGCGGTGGAGCGAGTCCGGGGAATCCGCTCGATGGCTCGGGAACATGGAACACCTCGAGTCTGCTGTGGAGCAATGGCCTCTCCGACGCCGCCTGGGTCAATACGACGAGCAACATAGCGGTCTTTGGAAACAATAATGGTGCAGCCGGAACTGTGACTCTTGGGGAGGCTATTACTGCCGGCGGAATTACTTTCAACACACCCGGGTCAGGAGCTTATACAATATCGGGGAGTACTTTGACTCTGGGCAGTACAGCCACGGTTACAACGAACGCAAGCGCAGCGATCAATTCGGTCATCGCGGGAAGCGCGGGGTTGACCAAGGCCGGCGCTGGGACGCTGACACTCAGCGGAACAAATACCTACACCGGGGGCACCGTGATCAGCGGGGGGCTGTTGGTTGCGAACATCAACGCCAATCTGGGTGATAGCAGTTCGGGAGCAAACCGGAATCTGACGATGCTGAACGGAGCAGCATTTCAGTGGACCGGAACGTCGTCCGGATTTAATCGCAATTGGATTCTTGGTGCTGGGACCACTACGATTCAGGTCGCAGGAACATCGGCTTTGCTCAGTAATGGCACGATTTCCTTCACAGGGTCGGGGCCACGCACTCTGGTTTTATCGACGACGAGCTCGTCTATCTCCACGTTAGGAGGTGCGATCACCGATGGCGCGGGAGGTATGACTTCCGTTACGAAAAATGGGTCTGGGATCTGGACCCTGACAAGCACTGGAAACACGTACAGCGGGGAAACGATTGTGAACGCAGGGACGCTTTCCGCAGGAGCTACGAACGCAATCTCGGTGAATAGCACAGTGAGGGTCAACACGGGCGCCACGCTCAGGTTCGACGCCGGGACACAGACCATTGCCAACCTTCAGGATGGTAGCGGCGGCGGCGGCACGCTCGCAATGAACATTGCCGGAACGACGGCCCTGACCGTTCAATCGGGCTCGTTCAGCGGTGTACTGAAGGACCAGAGTGCAGGGACCAAGATTTTAGCGCTGTCCAAGACCACGTCGGATACGCTGATCCTAACTGGATCCGCCAACACTTACTCTGGTGGTACGACGGTGTCGGGTGGGACGTTGCTTATCAACAATGCGAGCGGAAACGCGCTCGGCACCGGTGCGGTGATTGTCAATGCCGGCGCTTTGGGCGGCAGCGGATTCACTGCGGCGAATATCACGGTCGGAAATGGCAGCGGCATCCAGGATGCGACGATCACCCCCGGGGGGGGAGGGACGGGTACCTTTACCACCTCGGGGTCGATTTCACTGTTGTCCGATGCGGTTTTTGCCTTTGAACTCAATGGAGCAAGCGGCTCGGTCGCTGCTGACAAGATCGTCGCCAATGGCGTAGCCATCGACTCCGGCGCGACCTTTTCATTTACGCTGCTAGGTGGGTTGAGCGGACTGCAGGTGAACGACGAGTTCAAGATTATCGACAACACGGGGGCGGGTAATATCGCAGGGCAATTCAGTAATCTCGTTGCTGGAGGCACATACAATGCGGGTGGCGGATTGACCTTCAGCGTCAGCGGCAGCGGCGGGGTGTATGGTAACGACCTCGTGCTGACGGTGGCGACTGTGCCGGAACCTTCCACATGGGGACTCCTCGCGGCAGGAATGACGGTGCTCGTGGTGTTGCGCCAAAGGGGGAAAGTTTCGTGA